One genomic window of Citrobacter sp. Marseille-Q6884 includes the following:
- a CDS encoding HlyD family secretion protein, translating into MDLLIVLTYVACAWSIFKIFKIPVNKWTVPTAALGGIFIVSGLILLMNYNHPYTFKAQKAVISIPIVPQVTGVVTEVTEKKNTLIKKGEVLFKLNPGRYQARVDRLKADIVTAQHKEQALAAQLDEMKANTQQEKATRDKLAKDYQRYAQGSQAKVNPFSERDIDAARQNYLAQEASVKSSVAEQQQIQSQLDSMVLGEHSQIASLKAQLAEAEFNLEQTVVRAPSDGYITQVLIRPGTYAAALPMRPVMVFIPDQKRQIIAQFRQNSLLRLEPGDEAEVVFNALPGQVFSGKLTAISPAVPGGTYQSNGALQSLNSTPGSEGVIATIDLNEHADLNALPDGIYAQVAVYSDHFSHVSVMRKVLLRMTSWVHYLYLDH; encoded by the coding sequence ATGGATTTACTGATTGTTTTGACCTATGTGGCGTGTGCATGGTCTATATTTAAAATTTTTAAAATTCCTGTCAATAAATGGACTGTACCCACAGCAGCGCTGGGCGGAATATTTATTGTTAGTGGACTTATATTACTGATGAATTATAACCATCCGTATACTTTTAAGGCGCAAAAAGCGGTCATTTCTATTCCGATTGTGCCGCAGGTAACGGGTGTGGTGACAGAAGTCACGGAGAAGAAGAACACGCTGATTAAAAAAGGTGAAGTGCTGTTTAAACTGAATCCGGGGCGCTACCAGGCGAGGGTTGATCGTCTGAAGGCTGATATTGTCACCGCGCAGCATAAAGAGCAGGCGCTCGCCGCGCAGCTGGATGAAATGAAAGCGAACACGCAACAGGAAAAGGCGACGCGTGACAAGCTGGCAAAAGATTACCAGCGCTACGCGCAGGGAAGTCAGGCGAAAGTGAATCCTTTTTCTGAGCGCGATATTGATGCGGCGCGGCAAAACTATCTGGCACAGGAAGCGTCGGTAAAATCCTCCGTCGCAGAGCAACAACAGATTCAGAGTCAGTTGGACAGCATGGTATTGGGTGAGCATTCACAAATTGCCAGCCTGAAAGCACAACTGGCAGAAGCGGAATTTAACCTTGAACAAACCGTGGTGCGTGCGCCCAGCGATGGCTATATCACGCAGGTATTAATCAGGCCGGGTACCTACGCGGCTGCGCTGCCTATGCGCCCTGTCATGGTTTTTATCCCGGACCAAAAACGGCAAATTATTGCCCAGTTCCGTCAAAATTCATTGCTGCGACTGGAACCCGGTGATGAGGCTGAAGTTGTGTTTAATGCCCTTCCAGGTCAAGTATTTAGCGGTAAACTGACGGCTATCAGTCCGGCTGTTCCGGGGGGAACCTATCAGTCGAATGGGGCGTTGCAATCCCTGAATTCCACACCCGGTTCAGAAGGCGTTATTGCCACCATTGATCTGAATGAACATGCGGATTTAAACGCGTTGCCTGATGGTATTTACGCACAAGTCGCCGTGTATTCAGACCA
- a CDS encoding DUF3302 domain-containing protein: MFLDYFALGVLIFVFLVVFYGIIILHDIPYLIAKKRNHPHADAIHVAGWVSLFTLHVIWPFLWIWATLYRPERGWGMQSADPSLIQLQARVADLEKKLAEGKTSPAE, translated from the coding sequence ATGTTCCTTGATTATTTTGCATTAGGAGTGCTTATTTTTGTATTCCTGGTGGTTTTCTATGGGATTATTATTCTGCATGATATTCCCTATCTGATAGCAAAAAAACGTAATCATCCCCATGCCGATGCAATACATGTTGCGGGTTGGGTGAGTCTGTTTACGCTGCATGTTATTTGGCCATTTTTATGGATCTGGGCGACGCTTTATCGCCCCGAGCGAGGGTGGGGTATGCAGAGTGCGGATCCTTCCCTTATCCAACTTCAGGCTCGAGTCGCTGATCTGGAAAAGAAACTGGCCGAGGGTAAAACCTCTCCAGCGGAGTAA
- the aldB gene encoding aldehyde dehydrogenase family protein, translated as MTNNPPSTRIYPGEYGYPLKLKNRYDNFIGGDWVAPVDGEYYQNLTPVTGQLLCEVASSGKKDIDLALDAAHKAKDKWAHTSVQDRAAILFKIADRMEQNLELLATAETWDNGKPIRETSAADVPLAIDHFRYFASCIRAQEGGISEVDSDTVAYHFHEPLGVVGQIIPWNFPLLMASWKMAPALAAGNCVVLKPARLTPLSVLLLMEVVGDLLPPGVVNVVNGAGGEIGEYLATSKRIAKVAFTGSTEVGQQIMQYATQNIIPVTLELGGKSPNIFFADVMDEEDAFFDKALEGFALFAFNQGEVCTCPSRALVQESIYERFMERAIRRVESIRSGNPLDSVTQMGAQVSHGQLETILNYIDIGKKEGADVLTGGRRKQLDGELKEGYYLEPTILFGKNNMRVFQEEIFGPVLAVTTFKTMEEALEIANDTQYGLGAGVWSRNGNLAYKMGRGIQAGRVWTNCYHAYPAHAAFGGYKQSGIGRETHKMMLEHYQQTKCLLVSYSDKPLGLF; from the coding sequence ATGACCAATAACCCCCCTTCAACGCGTATTTATCCCGGCGAGTATGGTTACCCTCTGAAGTTAAAAAATCGATACGATAACTTTATCGGCGGTGACTGGGTCGCACCTGTGGACGGTGAGTATTACCAGAACCTGACGCCGGTCACCGGGCAATTACTGTGCGAAGTGGCCTCTTCCGGCAAGAAGGATATCGACCTGGCACTGGATGCCGCGCATAAAGCAAAAGATAAATGGGCGCATACCTCCGTGCAGGATCGTGCGGCGATCCTGTTCAAGATTGCTGACCGAATGGAACAAAATCTGGAGCTGCTGGCGACGGCAGAAACCTGGGACAACGGCAAGCCAATCCGTGAAACCAGCGCTGCAGATGTGCCGCTGGCCATTGACCATTTCCGCTATTTCGCCTCCTGTATTCGTGCGCAGGAAGGAGGGATCAGTGAAGTCGATAGCGATACCGTGGCTTATCACTTCCATGAACCTCTCGGCGTGGTAGGGCAAATTATTCCGTGGAACTTCCCGCTGCTGATGGCGAGCTGGAAGATGGCGCCTGCGCTGGCTGCAGGTAACTGTGTGGTTCTCAAACCTGCGCGCCTGACGCCGCTGTCCGTACTGCTGCTGATGGAAGTGGTGGGTGATTTGCTGCCGCCGGGCGTGGTGAACGTGGTTAATGGCGCTGGCGGTGAAATCGGCGAGTATCTGGCGACATCAAAACGCATTGCGAAAGTGGCGTTCACGGGTTCGACGGAAGTCGGACAGCAAATCATGCAGTATGCGACGCAAAACATTATTCCTGTCACCCTGGAGCTGGGGGGCAAATCGCCCAATATCTTCTTCGCAGATGTGATGGATGAAGAAGATGCGTTCTTTGATAAAGCGCTGGAAGGCTTTGCTCTGTTTGCGTTCAACCAGGGGGAAGTGTGTACGTGTCCGAGTCGGGCGCTGGTTCAGGAGTCTATTTACGAACGCTTTATGGAGAGAGCCATTCGCCGCGTGGAAAGTATCCGCAGCGGTAACCCGCTCGACAGCGTAACGCAAATGGGCGCGCAGGTTTCGCACGGTCAACTGGAGACCATCCTCAACTATATCGATATCGGTAAGAAAGAGGGGGCAGATGTGCTGACCGGCGGGCGGCGTAAGCAACTGGATGGGGAGTTAAAAGAGGGATACTACCTCGAACCTACCATTCTTTTTGGTAAGAACAATATGCGCGTTTTCCAGGAGGAGATCTTTGGTCCGGTGCTGGCCGTCACCACTTTTAAAACCATGGAGGAAGCGCTGGAAATCGCCAACGACACCCAATATGGTCTCGGTGCGGGCGTCTGGAGCCGTAACGGTAATCTGGCGTACAAGATGGGACGCGGTATTCAGGCGGGGCGTGTATGGACCAACTGTTACCATGCCTACCCGGCACACGCGGCGTTCGGCGGCTATAAACAATCAGGCATCGGACGTGAGACCCACAAAATGATGTTGGAGCATTATCAGCAGACCAAATGCCTGCTGGTGAGCTACTCTGATAAACCGCTGGGACTGTTTTAA
- the yiaY gene encoding L-threonine dehydrogenase codes for MAASTFFIPSVNIIGADSLKDAMNTMAEYGFRRTLIVTDAMLTKLGMAGDIQKALQERDIFSVIYDGTHPNPTTSNVAAGLKMLQENACDSVISLGGGSPHDCAKGIALVAANGGDIRDYEGVDRSAKPQLPMIAINTTAGTASEMTRFCIITDEARHIKMAIVDKHVTPLLSVNDSSLMVGMPKSLTAATGMDALTHAIEAYVSTAATPITDACALKAVTMIAENLTIAVEDGSNAQAREAMAYAQFLAGMAFNNASLGYVHAMAHQLGGFYNLPHGVCNAVLLPHVQVFNSKVAAARLRDCAAAMGVNVAGMSEEKGAEACIAAIRELAQKVDIPAGLRELNVKEEDIAVLATNALKDACGFTNPIQATHEEIMAIYRAAM; via the coding sequence ATGGCTGCTTCAACTTTTTTTATTCCGTCTGTAAATATCATTGGTGCTGATTCATTGAAGGATGCCATGAATACAATGGCGGAATATGGTTTCCGCCGTACGTTAATCGTGACTGATGCCATGCTGACCAAATTAGGGATGGCGGGCGACATTCAAAAGGCACTGCAGGAACGTGATATTTTCAGTGTAATTTACGATGGTACGCATCCTAATCCCACGACCAGTAATGTTGCTGCTGGCCTGAAAATGTTGCAAGAAAACGCCTGCGATAGCGTTATTTCTCTCGGTGGTGGTTCTCCGCATGATTGCGCAAAAGGCATTGCGCTGGTGGCGGCGAACGGTGGCGATATTCGTGATTATGAAGGCGTTGACCGCTCCGCAAAACCGCAATTGCCGATGATCGCCATCAATACCACAGCCGGTACGGCGTCTGAAATGACCCGTTTTTGCATCATTACCGATGAAGCACGTCATATTAAAATGGCGATCGTCGATAAACACGTTACGCCGCTGTTGTCCGTCAATGACTCCTCGCTGATGGTAGGCATGCCGAAGTCGCTGACAGCGGCCACCGGCATGGATGCTCTGACCCATGCCATTGAAGCTTATGTTTCCACTGCGGCAACGCCGATTACCGATGCGTGCGCGCTTAAAGCCGTGACGATGATTGCAGAAAATCTGACCATCGCAGTTGAAGACGGCAGCAACGCTCAGGCTCGTGAAGCCATGGCCTATGCGCAGTTCCTCGCCGGTATGGCCTTTAACAACGCCTCTCTTGGTTATGTTCACGCGATGGCGCACCAGTTGGGTGGTTTCTATAATCTGCCGCACGGCGTGTGCAACGCGGTACTTCTGCCGCATGTGCAGGTATTCAATAGCAAAGTGGCCGCGGCTCGTCTGCGTGATTGTGCTGCCGCAATGGGCGTGAATGTCGCGGGTATGAGCGAAGAGAAAGGGGCGGAAGCCTGCATCGCTGCGATCCGCGAACTGGCGCAGAAAGTCGATATTCCGGCAGGCCTGCGTGAGTTGAACGTGAAGGAAGAAGATATCGCTGTGCTGGCGACCAATGCGCTGAAAGATGCCTGTGGTTTCACCAACCCGATTCAGGCGACCCATGAAGAGATCATGGCGATTTATCGCGCAGCGATGTAA